GATATGCAACTCATCTCGGAGGCTTATTTCATCATGAAGAAGGTGCTCAACTACGACAACGACCACATGGCGGACATCTTCGCCACTTGGAACAAAGGTGTCCTTGAGAGCTACCTCGTGGAGATCACTTCGGACATCCTGCGTCGTAAAGACGAGGCAACGGGTACACACCTCATCGACATCATCCTCGATGCCGCAGGACAAAAGGGTACGGGCAAGTGGTCGGTGATCAATTCGCTCGAATATGGCATCCCTCTCAACCTCATATCGACAGCGGTCTACGAGCGTAGCATCTCTGCGCTCAAAGGCTTGCGTACCGAGGCTACAGAGCTGTACAACCTTCACCTCGTGCCACTACCGTTTACGGGAGAGCCCGTGAAGAAGATAGAGACTGCTCTCTATGCATCCAAACTCGTGTCTTATGCACAAGGCTTCCAACTCATGGCGGAGGCTTCGGCGGAGAGGGGCTGGGACCTCAACCTCAGCGATGTGGCTCGTCTGTGGAGAGGGGGATGTATCATTCGTTCGTCTTTCCTCAACAAGATCGCTGAAGCCTATGAGCGTAACGCTCAGCTCCCACACCTCCTCTTCGACGAATACTTCAAGAGCGAGATGATCAAGTCCCTCGAAGACTGGCGTGAAGTCGTCTCACTGGGTGCTCGTGTGGGTCTGCCGATACCGGCATACAGTTCGGCCCTCAACTACTTCCATTCTCTCACGACGGCTCGACTCTCGGCCAACATGATACAAGCGCAGAGAGACTACTTCGGTGCGCACATGTTCGAGAGGGTAGACAGACCGAGGGGAGAGTTTTTCCACGAAGATTGGGTCGGTCTGGGCGGAGATGCCGAGAGCACTGTCTACACCGTCTAAAAGGTATAAAACACAATCTATGACATTGACAACAAGAAATATACAGCCGATAATGCCGAAGTCCCTGATCCTCGTGATCTTTGGTGCTTCGGGAGACTTGACGATGCGCAAGTTGGTGCCCTCGCTGTACCAACTCTTCATCAAGAACAAGATGCCCGAGCGTTTTGCCATCGTGGGGGCTGCCCGCACGGCTTACACCGATGAGGCATACAGGGATTATCTCTATGACAAACTCAAGGAACACTTGCCCGAAGAGGTATTCACCGAAGAGGTGGCAAGGGACTTCCTCCGTCATCTGTACTACCACGCCATGGATCCTGCCGAAGTGGGAGATTACGACGGCTTCAAGGATCGTCTCGAAAGTCTCGACAAGGAGCTGGACAATCCTCGCAACTATGTCTTCTATCTCGCGACGCCTCCTCGCCTCTACGGTATCATACCTCAGCACCTGACATCCGTGGGACTCAACGAGGGCAATGCGCATGGTACGGAGGAGATCCGTCGCATCGTCATAGAGAAGCCTTTCGGTTACGATCTGGAGTCTGCGCTGGAGCTCAACAAGGTATATACCTCTTCGTTCGAGGAGGATCAGCTCTACCGTATCGACCACTTCTTGGGTAAGGAGACAGCACAGAACATCATGGCTCTGCGCTTTGCGAACGGTATCTTTGAGCCCCTCTGGAACCGCAATTACATCGATCGTATCGAAATCACGGCGGTCGAAAACCTCGGCATCGAGGGACGTGGTGGCTTCTACGACGAGACGGGAGCACTCCGAGACATGGTACAGAACCACCTCGTACAGCTCCTTGCTCTCACGGCGATGGAGCCCCCTGCGGTCTTCAACTCGGACACGTTCCGTGATGAGATCGTCAAGGTCTACCAATCTTTCAGACCCCTCAAAGACAAACAAATACATGAGGAAGTCATCCGTGGACAGTACACGGAATCGATGGTCAATGGCAAACAGCTCAAGGCTTATCGAGGGGAGGACAAGGTCGATCCCGAGAGCCGTACGGAGACTTATGTCGCCATGAAGATGTATGTCGACAACTGGCGATGGGGCGGAGTACCGTTCTTCATCCGTACAGGTAAACAGATGCCGACGAAGGTGACGGAGATCGTCGTCCATTTCAAGGGCACTCCACATTCGATGTTTACGCCCGACTGTACCGACTGTCATATCCCTAATGTCCTCACCATACGTATCCAACCCAACGAAGGTACGGCACTGCGTTTCGGCATGAAAGTACCTGGATCAGGCTTCGATGTCCAACAGGTATCGATGGACTTCTCCTACGATAAGCTCGGCGGCGTACCCGTCGGTGATGCTTACTCGCGTCTCCTTGAGGACTGTATGAAAGGTGATCCCACGCTCTTCACCCGAAGCGATGCCGTCGAGGCTTCGTGGAAGTACTTCGACCCCATCATCAAGGCTTGGAAAGAGGACGAGACGATCCCTCTCCACGGTTATCCTGCTCGTACGTGGGGACCGAAGGAGGCAGATGCACTCATGCCCGAAAGGCGATATTGGACCAACCCTTGTAAGAACCTCACCGATACCGACCTCTACTGCGAACTATGATGCCCGGCTACACCTACCGTCCCGGTCCGCAAGAAGTGGCAGAAGCCCTCTCGGAGCGTATCATCCGTCTCTACGATGATGCGTCGTCATATCCGTTCAGCATAGCCCTCAGTGGCGGATCTACACCCAAGGTGCTCTTCGACTACTGGAGGGCTCACCCCGAGGTGCTCCAAGAGCGAGACATACACTTCTGGTGGGTCGATGAGCGTATGGTGCCCGTGGAGTCGAAGGACAGCAACTTCGGCAATGCCCTCAGGGCGGTCTTCGATCCCATCGGTTATGATTCCGACAAGCTTCACCCGATAGCCTATGTCGAGGGACAAAGCATCGACGAAGCCGTGGCGAAGTACAATTCAGAAGTCGAAGCCTTCAAGAAGGAATACGCAAAGCCGGAGCCTTTCGACCTCGTCATCCTGGGTGTAGGCGAAGACGGACACACCTCTTCGCTCTTCCCGGGTCAAGAGCTTTACGACATCGACAAGGACTTCTTACGCTCGGTACACCCTGTCAATGGTATAGAAAGGGTGGCACTCTCTTACGAAGGCATCCGCCGTGCACCGAAGTGTATCTTCCACGTCACAGGAGCATCCAAGACAGACAGACTCGCCGAAGTCATCTCACTCGCCGTGGGTAAGACTTCGGATATCGAGACAAGACGTCTGCCTGCGGCTTATGCCATGCGCATAGCACAGAAGGCTGAGATATTCACGGACATCAAGCTCCCCACTTCGAGGAAGAGAGGTCTGTCCTCTCACCTCCTCAGTGGGATACTCAATCCCTCTTTGCTCTGGCTGTCGGTACTGCCCATACTGTTGGCCGAGAGCGAAGGGTTCGGTCTTTGGGGACTCACGCCACACCTCTGCGCTGCGGGACTCCTCATACTCTTTGCGGTCATACAGAGCCTCTTCAGGATCAACTACCGCAGTCTCTATGCCCATCTGCCTCTTCTGCTTCTCATTCCGTTTCACAAGGTCATTCTTGTGCGCCTTATGGAGGGCATGATGTCTCTTTCAGGGAACTATTCTACACCTCTCCTTTTCGGTCTTATTGTCGTGGCAAGTATCTGGGGCATCTCCTCGATACGCACCTGCGAACTATCCAAGCATCCCACCTGCCGTGAGCTCCTCTTCTCACACCGACTCATGGGTGCAGTCGCAGCACTTTACCTTCCGCTCTATATCGTCTTATCAGGCCATACATGGATGGATGGAGTGCTCCCTGCCCTCCTCATCGTATCGGTATGGGCGACGCACACACTGCGCATCCTCGGACGTGCACGACGAAGAGCCCGCACGACGATCCCTACATGTATCGAAAGTCGCCAAGAGGTACGCGTAGCCATCATACGAGGGCAAGAGGTGTGGCTCACGCCAAACCCTTGTACCGATCGTGAAGAATGCCGAGACTATGATCTCCCTTTCTCTACATTCATCAGATCCGGCGAAGATCGTCAGACCGCCTTGGATCGTCTCAAAAAACGTCTGCCGAAAGGG
This is a stretch of genomic DNA from Porphyromonas cangingivalis. It encodes these proteins:
- the gnd gene encoding decarboxylating NADP(+)-dependent phosphogluconate dehydrogenase; its protein translation is MYNMELSHIGLIGLAVMGENLALNMERNGFRVSVYNRSAEQVDRFMNGRAAGKRFAGHKDIASFVASLERPRKIVMMIKAGAPVDQVIDQLLPHLEEGDILIDGGNSNYIDTERRVESLRAKGILFVGCGISGGEEGALNGPSIMPGGAVEARPHVMPILQKIAAVAKEDGAPCCNWVGGGGSGHFVKMIHNGIEYGDMQLISEAYFIMKKVLNYDNDHMADIFATWNKGVLESYLVEITSDILRRKDEATGTHLIDIILDAAGQKGTGKWSVINSLEYGIPLNLISTAVYERSISALKGLRTEATELYNLHLVPLPFTGEPVKKIETALYASKLVSYAQGFQLMAEASAERGWDLNLSDVARLWRGGCIIRSSFLNKIAEAYERNAQLPHLLFDEYFKSEMIKSLEDWREVVSLGARVGLPIPAYSSALNYFHSLTTARLSANMIQAQRDYFGAHMFERVDRPRGEFFHEDWVGLGGDAESTVYTV
- the zwf gene encoding glucose-6-phosphate dehydrogenase, with protein sequence MPKSLILVIFGASGDLTMRKLVPSLYQLFIKNKMPERFAIVGAARTAYTDEAYRDYLYDKLKEHLPEEVFTEEVARDFLRHLYYHAMDPAEVGDYDGFKDRLESLDKELDNPRNYVFYLATPPRLYGIIPQHLTSVGLNEGNAHGTEEIRRIVIEKPFGYDLESALELNKVYTSSFEEDQLYRIDHFLGKETAQNIMALRFANGIFEPLWNRNYIDRIEITAVENLGIEGRGGFYDETGALRDMVQNHLVQLLALTAMEPPAVFNSDTFRDEIVKVYQSFRPLKDKQIHEEVIRGQYTESMVNGKQLKAYRGEDKVDPESRTETYVAMKMYVDNWRWGGVPFFIRTGKQMPTKVTEIVVHFKGTPHSMFTPDCTDCHIPNVLTIRIQPNEGTALRFGMKVPGSGFDVQQVSMDFSYDKLGGVPVGDAYSRLLEDCMKGDPTLFTRSDAVEASWKYFDPIIKAWKEDETIPLHGYPARTWGPKEADALMPERRYWTNPCKNLTDTDLYCEL
- the pgl gene encoding 6-phosphogluconolactonase, which gives rise to MMPGYTYRPGPQEVAEALSERIIRLYDDASSYPFSIALSGGSTPKVLFDYWRAHPEVLQERDIHFWWVDERMVPVESKDSNFGNALRAVFDPIGYDSDKLHPIAYVEGQSIDEAVAKYNSEVEAFKKEYAKPEPFDLVILGVGEDGHTSSLFPGQELYDIDKDFLRSVHPVNGIERVALSYEGIRRAPKCIFHVTGASKTDRLAEVISLAVGKTSDIETRRLPAAYAMRIAQKAEIFTDIKLPTSRKRGLSSHLLSGILNPSLLWLSVLPILLAESEGFGLWGLTPHLCAAGLLILFAVIQSLFRINYRSLYAHLPLLLLIPFHKVILVRLMEGMMSLSGNYSTPLLFGLIVVASIWGISSIRTCELSKHPTCRELLFSHRLMGAVAALYLPLYIVLSGHTWMDGVLPALLIVSVWATHTLRILGRARRRARTTIPTCIESRQEVRVAIIRGQEVWLTPNPCTDREECRDYDLPFSTFIRSGEDRQTALDRLKKRLPKGHNPKFLLRYNSDDNDGGHVVYLYVINLGTECPPPEVTVGGEFWCARRINEEINKGMLSPVFKEEYQYLKHTILLANSIVSKRKCGA